One window of Catonella massiliensis genomic DNA carries:
- a CDS encoding TIGR02679 domain-containing protein — protein MSEINEAVEYFKKKPVYEKLFNEFKKKYESHGKIGGIAVLTGLSTGDKEDISSFLMKDFTSEEEVRVSAKLFEKALLKSRFSSLTILDIITHYFGIKLRTNKEKSEEDVGKRAEYLAELTGYADKAYIKEWLTGVFCTGADGAVVIARSYNADKNELKIILQKLIKAIPMLPYFQGGKKKELLAVFAAQTAGNPHFFDDNTLAGNLLTAFLRDYFRFGYEDDLLEAENRSKVLFKAGIIKDTLSNDVIAYGIRGRCVDGSLHQGMEGFLHQKEPVKLSLLTLANLEETFTNSVDRRVYIVENPAVFSILTSRFPEKAFICSYGQIRRAVFMLLDLFDKNTVFSYAGDFDPEGLLIAERLKKRYGERLIFWKYETDIYLKYMSEEKLTKQRIKKLDGVRDATLLKIAELMREEGRAAYQESMLEEYVNSPM, from the coding sequence TTGTCTGAGATAAATGAAGCGGTAGAGTATTTTAAGAAAAAGCCTGTCTATGAAAAGCTATTTAATGAATTTAAAAAGAAATATGAAAGTCATGGAAAGATAGGCGGGATAGCAGTGCTTACAGGACTTAGCACAGGTGATAAAGAGGATATATCAAGCTTTTTGATGAAGGACTTTACATCAGAAGAAGAGGTAAGAGTTTCTGCAAAATTATTTGAAAAGGCATTACTAAAAAGCAGGTTTAGTAGTCTAACTATCCTAGATATAATTACCCACTACTTTGGGATAAAGCTTCGTACCAATAAAGAAAAGAGCGAAGAGGACGTGGGCAAAAGGGCAGAATATCTGGCAGAACTAACGGGATATGCAGATAAAGCATATATAAAGGAGTGGTTAACCGGGGTGTTTTGCACAGGTGCAGATGGTGCAGTGGTCATTGCAAGGAGCTACAATGCAGATAAAAACGAGCTTAAGATTATTTTACAAAAGCTAATTAAAGCAATTCCTATGCTACCTTACTTTCAGGGAGGTAAAAAGAAAGAACTTCTTGCTGTGTTTGCCGCACAAACTGCCGGGAATCCGCATTTCTTTGATGATAACACCTTGGCAGGGAATCTTCTTACAGCATTTCTTAGAGATTATTTTCGCTTCGGATATGAAGATGATTTATTAGAAGCTGAGAACAGAAGTAAGGTGTTGTTTAAGGCAGGCATTATAAAGGATACTCTGTCGAATGATGTAATAGCTTACGGAATAAGAGGAAGATGCGTGGATGGCAGTTTGCATCAGGGGATGGAAGGCTTTCTTCACCAGAAAGAACCGGTTAAGTTAAGCCTGCTTACACTTGCGAATCTGGAAGAAACATTCACAAACAGCGTAGATAGAAGGGTATATATAGTTGAGAATCCGGCAGTATTTTCCATACTTACAAGCCGTTTTCCGGAAAAGGCTTTCATATGCAGTTATGGACAGATAAGAAGGGCAGTATTTATGCTTTTAGACTTGTTTGACAAAAATACAGTATTTTCCTATGCGGGAGACTTTGATCCTGAAGGTCTTCTTATAGCGGAGAGACTTAAGAAAAGATATGGAGAAAGGCTGATCTTTTGGAAGTATGAAACGGACATATATCTAAAGTATATGTCGGAAGAGAAACTGACCAAGCAGAGAATTAAAAAACTGGATGGAGTTAGGGATGCTACCCTCCTTAAAATTGCAGAGCTTATGAGAGAAGAGGGGCGTGCGGCCTACCAGGAGAGTATGCTAGAGGAATATGTAAACTCTCCTATGTGA
- a CDS encoding ISLre2 family transposase: MTNAIVKEKKISFKTLEKKIFEEACKLAREHTKIILENYDDILSKERDTSKYRNKGKRKTSIRTVYGDVEYERRVYQTRLRDGTKAHVYLLDEQMGMEKIGLISTNLAEKIANSVTELPYRASAEMLSSSTGQTISAGGVWNIAQKLGQRITSEEDLDVKKMKAGRPDGKREIGVLFEEMDGVWLSMQGRGHKRMGKKEMKVFTMYEGWDAEKEKEGRSTLVEKVVFAGMDGSSGFHNKREAVIQKKYNPDEIGRRILNGDGGSWIKEPYDDEAEFQLDRYHIYQEILRKISSKAVQKDIRRLFDSEKIEEMFAYIREYIRVSKSEDESDKTCKKAEELYAYLHNNREGLLPYYKRGIKLPEPVEGIIYKNMGIQETQNCTLITLRMKHRRMRWSESGADNLAKLLCRKENKDLIETVCRYSGELIFDESQSEIKEPLSASKSPLRDGKGLPYMEVGRGSLPLTGTPLTAGRKALRNFILGN, translated from the coding sequence ATGACTAATGCTATTGTAAAAGAAAAAAAGATTTCATTCAAGACCTTAGAGAAGAAAATTTTTGAAGAGGCCTGCAAGCTTGCCAGGGAACACACTAAAATCATACTTGAAAACTATGATGATATTCTTTCAAAAGAGAGGGATACTTCTAAATATAGGAATAAAGGAAAGAGAAAGACTTCGATAAGAACCGTATATGGAGATGTCGAGTATGAAAGAAGGGTGTACCAGACAAGGCTTAGAGATGGAACGAAAGCCCATGTTTATCTTCTTGATGAACAAATGGGTATGGAGAAGATAGGCTTAATATCTACTAATCTTGCAGAGAAGATCGCCAATTCAGTTACGGAACTCCCGTACAGGGCATCTGCTGAGATGTTAAGCTCTTCTACAGGACAGACCATAAGTGCGGGAGGCGTGTGGAATATAGCCCAGAAGCTTGGCCAGAGGATAACATCAGAGGAAGACCTTGATGTGAAGAAGATGAAGGCAGGCAGACCTGATGGGAAAAGGGAAATCGGAGTTCTTTTTGAGGAAATGGATGGAGTATGGCTTTCGATGCAGGGCAGAGGGCATAAACGCATGGGTAAAAAGGAGATGAAGGTCTTTACCATGTATGAAGGCTGGGATGCGGAGAAGGAAAAGGAAGGGCGCAGCACTCTAGTGGAGAAAGTGGTGTTTGCAGGCATGGATGGAAGCAGCGGATTCCACAATAAAAGAGAGGCCGTGATACAGAAGAAATATAACCCTGACGAAATAGGCAGGCGTATCTTAAATGGAGATGGTGGCAGCTGGATAAAAGAGCCTTATGATGACGAGGCGGAGTTTCAGCTTGACAGATACCATATTTATCAGGAAATTTTAAGGAAAATAAGCAGTAAAGCTGTACAAAAGGATATACGAAGGCTCTTTGATTCTGAGAAGATTGAAGAAATGTTTGCTTATATACGTGAGTATATAAGAGTAAGTAAAAGCGAAGATGAAAGCGATAAAACCTGTAAAAAAGCCGAGGAACTGTACGCCTACCTTCACAATAACAGAGAAGGGCTGCTGCCGTACTACAAGCGGGGAATAAAACTCCCAGAACCTGTAGAAGGCATCATTTATAAAAACATGGGTATACAGGAAACACAAAACTGTACACTGATAACGCTGAGAATGAAGCACAGGCGCATGAGATGGTCAGAATCAGGAGCTGATAACCTTGCGAAGCTTCTGTGCAGGAAAGAAAACAAAGACCTTATAGAGACCGTCTGCCGTTACTCTGGGGAATTGATATTTGATGAGAGTCAGAGCGAGATAAAAGAGCCTCTCAGCGCTTCAAAATCACCGTTACGAGACGGTAAAGGGCTTCCATATATGGAAGTAGGCAGAGGAAGCCTTCCACTAACCGGTACGCCATTAACAGCAGGTAGAAAGGCATTAAGAAATTTTATACTTGGCAACTAA
- a CDS encoding sensor histidine kinase, whose amino-acid sequence MKKKKLLHRIFVVPSFIVLFSLLAVFILFQIISDQYVKALTSDALKNEMDNIGSVTFFAESDDEDVEDTALIVPVMHLVIDAGGNLVSPTPPWYYDYEVKTASALAGIIADSPDAYKDSHHKLNVNDNFYLVQAGDYKGFIENGVFVPDNESKDSKDYYVLFYINITPMQKFIDRVNLVLMAALVLSGIGSIFFLFLTTRQANKDFEALKDYLISIGKKGRESLASPESNYSEIEAVITTVNEMSEMLAESENIQKRFFQNASHELKTPLMSIQGYAEGIKYHVIPKEEATDVILKESAKMADLINEILFLSKMEACEPEFEDVDISAIIAEVADNFRLMAKEKNINIICETKTASIVSADVKLIERLISNLLSNGIRYAKSEITLSCETSDKETIIKVSDDGDGIDKEDIPHIFERFYKGKGGKFGIGLSMASDIAKLHKGRLEVVSGENGTIFTLILPQISHTFSKNSLHF is encoded by the coding sequence ATGAAGAAGAAAAAACTTTTACACAGAATCTTTGTTGTACCCTCCTTTATAGTGTTATTTTCGCTTCTTGCCGTATTTATTCTCTTTCAGATAATTTCCGACCAGTATGTTAAGGCACTTACAAGTGATGCCCTTAAAAATGAAATGGACAATATTGGAAGTGTTACATTTTTTGCAGAAAGTGATGACGAAGATGTGGAAGACACCGCCCTCATAGTTCCTGTCATGCACCTTGTAATAGATGCAGGCGGCAATCTCGTCTCCCCTACTCCGCCTTGGTACTATGATTATGAGGTAAAGACAGCCAGTGCCCTCGCAGGAATAATAGCGGATTCGCCTGATGCCTACAAGGATTCCCACCACAAGCTGAATGTAAACGACAATTTTTATCTGGTTCAGGCTGGGGATTACAAGGGCTTTATTGAAAATGGTGTCTTCGTTCCTGACAATGAGAGCAAAGACAGCAAGGACTACTATGTACTCTTTTATATCAATATCACCCCTATGCAAAAGTTCATAGACAGGGTTAATCTGGTGCTAATGGCAGCTCTCGTGCTCTCAGGCATTGGCTCCATTTTCTTCCTTTTTCTTACCACAAGGCAGGCAAATAAGGACTTTGAGGCCCTTAAAGACTACCTCATTTCTATCGGTAAGAAAGGCAGAGAAAGCTTAGCAAGCCCTGAGTCCAATTATTCTGAAATAGAGGCTGTTATAACAACAGTCAATGAAATGTCTGAAATGCTTGCGGAGAGCGAAAATATACAAAAGAGATTTTTTCAAAATGCCTCCCACGAGCTTAAAACTCCCCTCATGTCCATTCAGGGCTACGCAGAGGGGATTAAGTACCATGTCATACCTAAAGAGGAGGCAACAGATGTCATCCTAAAGGAAAGTGCAAAAATGGCTGACCTTATCAATGAAATCCTCTTCCTTTCCAAGATGGAGGCTTGCGAGCCTGAATTTGAAGATGTAGATATATCAGCAATTATTGCTGAAGTGGCAGACAATTTCAGGCTTATGGCTAAAGAAAAAAATATAAATATCATCTGTGAAACCAAGACAGCATCAATCGTATCCGCTGACGTTAAGCTCATTGAGAGGCTTATATCCAATCTTCTTTCAAATGGGATAAGATATGCAAAATCAGAGATTACACTCTCTTGTGAAACTTCTGACAAAGAGACGATTATTAAGGTTTCTGATGATGGAGACGGTATAGACAAAGAGGATATCCCACATATTTTTGAGAGATTTTACAAAGGAAAGGGAGGTAAGTTTGGCATAGGACTTTCTATGGCAAGCGATATAGCAAAGCTACACAAAGGCAGGCTGGAAGTGGTTTCAGGAGAAAATGGTACCATCTTCACTCTCATTTTGCCACAGATTTCCCACACTTTTTCCAAGAACTCCTTACATTTTTAA
- a CDS encoding coiled-coil domain-containing protein translates to MKKLAILLVAGSLIVSGAASGLSTARAAEEKKPSSNKMVDKDMNFMETDEDFFAYPSDMPSKADQMKALENFLKNDGKLTQAEKQSLTENYKKLLTTLENIDKTYEQIYKVTNKLTNNWEIEDKFDVLSNKNVELWNKIYDNATDEDLEIEDNIEFIKSSKALTGKEKDTLIKTQKEIDALVVEYDKLYNKVEKATKELNAKLDSLYEDSEKLMNKMQPLADKLGKKFKENFGCCDLYR, encoded by the coding sequence ATGAAAAAATTAGCGATTTTATTAGTAGCAGGAAGTTTGATTGTATCAGGAGCAGCTTCCGGATTAAGCACAGCTCGTGCAGCTGAGGAAAAGAAGCCTTCAAGCAACAAGATGGTAGATAAGGATATGAATTTTATGGAAACCGATGAAGATTTCTTTGCTTATCCAAGTGATATGCCATCTAAGGCTGATCAGATGAAGGCCCTTGAGAACTTCTTAAAAAATGATGGCAAGCTCACACAGGCTGAAAAGCAGTCCTTGACCGAGAACTACAAGAAGCTCTTAACCACACTTGAGAACATCGACAAAACCTACGAACAGATATACAAGGTTACAAATAAGCTTACCAACAACTGGGAGATAGAAGATAAGTTTGATGTTCTTTCCAACAAGAATGTAGAGCTTTGGAACAAGATATATGATAATGCGACTGATGAGGATCTTGAGATAGAAGATAATATAGAGTTTATCAAGTCTTCAAAGGCTCTTACCGGCAAGGAAAAAGATACTCTTATCAAGACTCAGAAGGAAATCGATGCTCTCGTTGTAGAATATGACAAGCTCTATAACAAGGTTGAAAAGGCTACAAAGGAGCTTAATGCTAAGCTTGACTCTCTGTATGAGGATTCAGAGAAGCTTATGAATAAAATGCAGCCTTTAGCAGACAAACTCGGCAAGAAATTCAAAGAAAACTTTGGTTGCTGTGATTTGTACCGCTAA
- a CDS encoding TIGR02680 family protein, giving the protein MNSNWKINRVGLVDFWYYDDEEFVFDDGRMLLRGANGSGKSVTMQSLIPLLLDGNMRPERLDAFGTKARKMENYLLEEDDDRQERTGYLYMELKREENEEYASFGIGIRARRNKSLESWYFQITDSRRIGKDILLYKEMDGKITLSKTELKNKLAEGGRVMESQSEYLTAVNKTLFGFENEDEYKELIDILIRLRAPKLSKDLKPTLISEILSGSLQPLSDDDLKPMSDAIEKMDETKLNLENLQDSLASAKQIEKVYKLYNEVVLFNKAGFLLEAEGDYKKLKKEETESQKRLEDVKREIESKDTVLKELESEENRLKEEKNSLGSEEIVKLKENEGRLEGKALSLEDTIKDKEKREEDKKERQRSLQKEIREDKDEAESLWEACESILNEMDNELESVPFDDFAFMREELEKNKNEKYSFEPHTKTFEDYASKAKEGKRLLEEEAKQSDKYDRVLKVFDEYKSKQDDLEKTERQCETLLHDEKQRLTEEVYAWEKGNVELHVDTAHLQGIEREIEYYDENKNYYDIKNILKPAYERVYGEIFEKKLRIDNETLALKEEIKGKELELAEWQNKKDPEPLREESVIKNREKLRSEGIEFLNFYKTVDFAANLAEDERNSLEEALLDMGILDAIIVSGKDRDKVLAFDKGLGDRYIFDDVKAVNDNILNKFEIEEEYNNIFSNFKINAALSSISLKKTENSGTWIGENGSYGLGVIEGKTTGEYKASFIGALSRENYRIEKINELENDIRNLQEGIRLKEENLRIIQAREEELNKEWESFPKPDSMNTALGELNKVRERLKGILEDIARLKTELDSEKKALDEIRLAASEACGKCYVKANLRLFEELNTALEEYRVLLVNLSSSHKGYLAKLDLICSKETNLLEVEEYLDNIRYELSTDRAELKDVRARLDSVREQLKLTDYDKIKDRIDSIEKRLNEIPPVRTEASMTLGRRKQEEADIEKSLEGFKPQLESRLKHRDDMERAFKDELKLGLVEVLELNEEVLKLAERLRLSLREAVGDTKQEDVFGRLQETFHKYRGGLTRYNVNMKYLFTGEAVDYGSVKNVKRLDISAKYKGSQVKFGGLVSALDGEVLELENILKESDREIYEDILIGTVGRKIRAKIRLAEKWVGKIKLLMESMETSSGLTLSLAWKPKKAEKEEELGTKVLVDILMRDEEILRPEDSANLSGHFRSKINEAKKATEESGGMKSFYAVIRDILDYRKWYEFTLMYQRAGENKKELTDRVFFTFSGGEKAMAMYVPLFSAVVAKYQGAREDAPRLVALDEAFAGVDETNIRDMFRLMSEFEFNFVINSQSLWGDYDTVPALAIYQLVRPENAKYVTVIRYRWNGTRRELVDGVSERG; this is encoded by the coding sequence ATGAATAGCAACTGGAAGATAAACAGGGTAGGTCTTGTGGATTTTTGGTATTATGATGACGAGGAATTTGTGTTTGATGATGGGAGGATGCTCCTTAGGGGAGCGAATGGCTCAGGTAAGTCTGTAACCATGCAGAGCCTCATCCCCCTGCTTTTAGACGGAAATATGAGGCCTGAGAGGCTTGATGCCTTTGGTACAAAGGCAAGGAAAATGGAGAACTATCTTCTTGAAGAGGATGATGACAGACAAGAGCGAACAGGTTACCTCTATATGGAGCTTAAAAGAGAAGAAAATGAAGAGTATGCTTCATTTGGCATAGGTATAAGGGCAAGAAGAAATAAATCCTTAGAGTCGTGGTATTTTCAGATTACTGACAGCAGAAGGATAGGGAAAGATATACTTTTGTACAAGGAAATGGATGGCAAGATTACCCTTTCAAAGACTGAGCTTAAGAACAAGTTAGCAGAGGGTGGAAGGGTGATGGAGAGCCAGAGTGAGTACTTGACTGCGGTAAATAAGACACTTTTTGGGTTTGAAAATGAAGATGAATATAAGGAACTTATCGATATACTTATAAGGCTTAGAGCGCCAAAGCTGTCTAAAGACCTCAAGCCCACCCTTATAAGTGAGATACTTAGCGGTTCTTTGCAGCCTCTTTCAGATGACGACTTAAAGCCTATGTCAGATGCAATTGAGAAGATGGATGAGACTAAGCTAAATCTTGAGAATCTGCAGGATAGCCTCGCTTCGGCGAAGCAGATAGAAAAAGTATATAAGCTATATAACGAAGTTGTGCTTTTTAACAAGGCAGGCTTTCTTTTGGAAGCGGAAGGTGATTACAAGAAACTTAAAAAAGAAGAAACAGAGAGTCAAAAGAGGCTTGAAGACGTAAAAAGGGAGATTGAATCAAAAGATACTGTGTTAAAAGAGCTTGAGAGTGAAGAAAACAGATTAAAGGAAGAGAAGAACTCCTTAGGAAGTGAAGAGATAGTAAAGCTTAAGGAAAATGAAGGAAGACTTGAAGGCAAAGCTCTGTCTTTGGAAGATACCATAAAGGATAAAGAAAAGAGGGAAGAGGATAAGAAGGAAAGACAGAGAAGCTTACAAAAGGAGATTAGAGAAGACAAAGACGAGGCGGAATCCTTGTGGGAGGCCTGTGAGTCTATCCTTAATGAGATGGATAATGAGCTTGAGTCAGTACCTTTTGATGATTTTGCTTTTATGAGGGAGGAGCTTGAAAAGAATAAAAATGAAAAATATTCTTTTGAGCCTCACACCAAGACCTTCGAGGACTATGCGTCCAAGGCAAAGGAAGGAAAGAGGCTTCTTGAAGAGGAGGCAAAACAAAGTGATAAATATGACAGAGTCCTAAAAGTCTTTGATGAATATAAGAGTAAGCAGGATGATTTAGAAAAGACCGAGAGGCAGTGTGAGACACTCTTACATGACGAAAAACAAAGGCTTACGGAAGAGGTATATGCCTGGGAAAAGGGGAATGTAGAGCTACATGTCGATACTGCACATTTACAGGGTATAGAAAGAGAAATAGAATACTATGACGAGAACAAGAATTATTATGATATAAAAAATATTCTAAAGCCCGCTTATGAAAGAGTTTATGGAGAAATCTTTGAGAAGAAGCTAAGAATAGATAATGAGACCCTTGCTCTGAAAGAAGAAATAAAAGGTAAGGAGTTAGAACTAGCAGAGTGGCAGAATAAAAAAGACCCTGAGCCATTAAGAGAGGAAAGTGTAATAAAAAATAGAGAAAAACTAAGGTCAGAGGGCATTGAATTCTTAAACTTTTATAAGACGGTGGACTTTGCAGCAAACCTTGCGGAAGACGAGAGAAACAGTCTTGAAGAGGCTCTGCTTGACATGGGAATCCTTGATGCTATCATAGTTTCGGGTAAGGACAGGGATAAGGTGCTAGCTTTTGACAAGGGACTTGGTGACAGGTACATTTTTGATGATGTCAAGGCTGTAAATGATAATATACTTAACAAATTTGAAATCGAGGAAGAGTACAATAATATTTTCTCAAATTTCAAGATAAATGCAGCTCTCTCAAGCATTTCCCTAAAGAAAACCGAAAACAGCGGAACTTGGATAGGTGAAAACGGAAGCTATGGACTGGGAGTAATAGAGGGAAAAACCACAGGAGAATATAAGGCAAGCTTCATAGGAGCACTTTCCAGAGAAAACTACAGGATTGAAAAAATAAATGAACTTGAGAATGATATTAGGAATTTACAGGAGGGAATAAGGCTTAAGGAAGAAAATCTTAGGATAATACAGGCGAGGGAGGAAGAGCTTAATAAGGAATGGGAGAGTTTTCCAAAGCCTGACAGTATGAATACAGCTCTTGGAGAATTAAATAAAGTAAGGGAAAGGCTTAAGGGGATACTAGAGGATATAGCAAGGCTTAAAACAGAGCTAGACAGTGAGAAAAAAGCTTTGGATGAAATAAGGCTTGCAGCCAGTGAAGCTTGTGGAAAATGCTATGTAAAGGCAAACCTTCGTCTGTTTGAAGAACTTAATACAGCGCTTGAGGAGTATAGAGTTCTACTTGTTAATCTATCTTCTTCGCACAAAGGATACCTTGCAAAGCTTGACTTGATATGCTCCAAGGAGACAAATCTTCTTGAGGTAGAAGAGTACCTTGACAATATACGCTATGAACTCTCTACAGACAGAGCCGAGCTTAAGGACGTAAGAGCAAGGCTTGATTCGGTAAGGGAGCAGTTAAAACTTACGGATTATGATAAGATAAAGGATAGGATTGACAGTATAGAAAAAAGGCTTAATGAGATACCACCGGTAAGAACGGAAGCCTCTATGACTCTTGGAAGAAGAAAGCAGGAAGAAGCTGATATCGAAAAGAGCCTTGAGGGATTTAAGCCACAGCTTGAGTCAAGACTAAAACATAGAGATGATATGGAAAGAGCCTTTAAGGATGAGTTAAAGCTAGGGCTTGTAGAGGTACTAGAGCTAAATGAAGAAGTGTTAAAGCTTGCAGAAAGGCTTAGACTAAGCCTAAGAGAGGCGGTGGGCGATACAAAGCAGGAAGATGTATTTGGGAGACTGCAGGAAACCTTCCATAAATACAGGGGAGGACTTACCAGATATAACGTAAATATGAAATATCTATTTACCGGGGAAGCTGTGGACTACGGAAGTGTTAAAAATGTGAAAAGGCTTGATATCTCTGCAAAATACAAGGGAAGCCAGGTAAAATTCGGTGGCCTTGTAAGTGCACTTGATGGTGAGGTCTTGGAGCTTGAAAACATCCTTAAAGAAAGTGACAGGGAAATCTATGAAGACATATTGATAGGGACTGTGGGTAGGAAGATAAGGGCAAAGATTCGTCTTGCAGAAAAATGGGTAGGAAAGATTAAGCTGTTGATGGAATCAATGGAAACCTCCAGTGGTTTAACCTTAAGCCTTGCTTGGAAGCCAAAGAAGGCGGAAAAGGAAGAGGAGCTTGGGACGAAGGTTCTGGTTGATATACTTATGAGGGATGAGGAGATACTTAGGCCTGAGGACTCCGCTAATCTGTCGGGGCATTTTCGCTCTAAGATAAATGAAGCAAAGAAGGCGACAGAAGAATCAGGCGGAATGAAGAGCTTTTATGCGGTAATAAGGGATATACTTGACTATAGAAAATGGTATGAGTTTACTTTGATGTATCAGAGGGCAGGAGAGAACAAGAAGGAGTTAACGGATAGGGTATTCTTTACCTTTAGTGGTGGAGAGAAGGCTATGGCTATGTATGTGCCGCTGTTCTCTGCTGTTGTTGCCAAGTACCAGGGAGCAAGGGAGGATGCGCCTAGACTCGTAGCACTGGATGAGGCCTTTGCAGGAGTTGACGAGACCAATATCAGGGATATGTTTAGGCTGATGTCGGAGTTTGAGTTCAACTTCGTGATTAACTCACAAAGTCTGTGGGGAGATTATGATACCGTTCCTGCTCTTGCTATCTATCAGCTTGTAAGGCCTGAAAATGCAAAGTATGTAACAGTTATCAGATACAGATGGAATGGAACAAGGAGAGAGCTGGTTGATGGTGTAAGTGAAAGGGGCTAA
- a CDS encoding response regulator transcription factor, whose product MGKIFIADDERNIRDLLGKFLEDAGHEVRLFENGDSLLTELDNSVPDIVVLDVMMPGIDGFTACGRIRKAYPDITILLLTARDTDADFMTGFMAGCDDYLTKPFSPLKLTLKVNAILSKLGKNEKNTDEMAFGDLSVDVSSFSCRVLDSELKLTKTEFQVLSLLLSTPEKAVSRDKLLSDIWGYSEVETRVTDDTMKRLRKKLKDAGSRVHIETIWGFGFKLTLSEAV is encoded by the coding sequence ATGGGAAAAATATTTATAGCTGATGATGAAAGGAATATAAGGGATTTACTTGGCAAATTCCTCGAAGATGCAGGGCACGAGGTCAGGCTTTTTGAAAATGGTGATTCTCTCCTTACAGAGCTTGATAATTCAGTCCCTGATATAGTGGTTTTGGATGTAATGATGCCGGGGATTGACGGGTTTACAGCCTGTGGCAGGATAAGGAAAGCCTATCCGGACATCACCATTCTTCTCCTTACTGCAAGGGATACGGATGCAGACTTTATGACAGGATTTATGGCAGGCTGTGACGACTATCTCACCAAGCCATTCTCCCCTCTAAAGCTAACACTCAAGGTAAATGCAATACTTAGTAAACTTGGGAAAAATGAAAAAAACACAGATGAAATGGCTTTTGGAGACCTCTCCGTTGATGTCTCTTCATTTTCCTGCAGGGTGCTTGACAGCGAGCTTAAGCTTACAAAAACTGAGTTTCAGGTGCTTTCCCTCCTACTTTCCACCCCTGAAAAGGCTGTCTCAAGGGATAAACTCCTTTCCGATATCTGGGGCTACAGCGAGGTCGAAACAAGGGTTACTGATGACACTATGAAGAGACTTAGAAAAAAGCTGAAAGATGCAGGAAGCAGAGTTCACATAGAAACTATCTGGGGCTTTGGCTTTAAGCTAACCTTATCGGAGGCAGTATGA
- a CDS encoding cation transporter, giving the protein MKKTYEIEVDCANCANLMEDVAKKTAGVKDAAVNFMAQKMLVEFEDGQNEKAVMKEVLKACKKVEPDCEIDI; this is encoded by the coding sequence ATGAAGAAAACCTATGAAATCGAAGTTGATTGCGCTAACTGTGCCAACCTTATGGAGGATGTCGCAAAGAAGACTGCCGGAGTAAAGGATGCTGCAGTGAATTTTATGGCTCAGAAAATGCTTGTTGAGTTTGAAGACGGACAGAATGAGAAGGCTGTTATGAAAGAGGTGCTTAAGGCCTGCAAGAAGGTGGAGCCTGACTGTGAGATAGATATTTAA
- a CDS encoding DUF3990 domain-containing protein: protein METSKLIRINESITLYHGSKSGISGNITPTSREHCDFGKGFYMGTEKSQPLTLICNYPNASLYTLNLDLTGLDILDLNLDLDWALFVAYNRGKMDLIKGSSLYNRYADLGKNCDIIKGYIANDRMFIVLDRFFSGIITDIALIHSLSALKLGEQYVALTKKACDKIEIINSQVLTDGERENLKQESEINRSKGVSLAEEICRKYRREGRFFDEILNMEN, encoded by the coding sequence ATGGAGACGTCAAAGCTTATACGCATTAATGAGTCTATAACTCTTTATCATGGCTCAAAATCCGGCATTAGTGGGAATATTACACCAACAAGCAGAGAACACTGCGATTTTGGAAAAGGATTTTATATGGGCACCGAAAAATCGCAGCCTCTCACACTAATTTGCAATTATCCAAATGCCAGCCTTTATACCCTGAATCTGGATTTAACAGGTCTTGATATTTTAGATTTGAATCTGGATTTGGACTGGGCACTGTTTGTGGCATATAATCGTGGTAAAATGGACCTTATTAAAGGCTCTTCGCTATACAACAGGTATGCTGACTTAGGTAAAAACTGTGATATAATAAAAGGCTATATTGCAAATGACAGGATGTTTATTGTATTAGACCGCTTTTTCAGTGGGATAATCACTGATATTGCACTTATTCACAGCCTCTCAGCCTTAAAGCTCGGTGAGCAGTATGTAGCCTTAACAAAGAAAGCCTGTGATAAAATTGAAATTATTAACAGCCAAGTCTTAACAGATGGCGAGCGTGAAAACTTAAAGCAAGAAAGCGAAATAAATCGTTCAAAAGGTGTTAGCTTAGCCGAGGAAATCTGTAGAAAATACAGGCGAGAGGGCAGATTTTTTGATGAAATCTTAAATATGGAGAATTGA